The following coding sequences lie in one Oncorhynchus nerka isolate Pitt River linkage group LG14, Oner_Uvic_2.0, whole genome shotgun sequence genomic window:
- the LOC135575148 gene encoding rap guanine nucleotide exchange factor 5-like: MLTDPSLNHKAYRDTFKKTKTPKIPFLPLLLKDITFIHEGNKTFLDNLVNFEKLHMIADTVRLIRHCQEDHMGNGMPQKSSPEVQAYVDYLHVIDNQQTLFELSHRLEPRV; this comes from the exons ATGTTGACA GACCCCTCTCTCAACCACAAAGCCTACAGGGACACTTTCAAAAAGACCAAGACGCCCAAGATCCCTTTCCTTCCTCTGCTACTGAAAG ATATCACTTTCATTCACGAGGGCAACAAAACGTTTCTCGATAACCTGGTGAATTTTGAAAAGCTG CACATGATAGCCGACACGGTGCGTCTCATCAGACACTGTCAGGAGGATCACATGG GGAACGGGATGCCCCAGAAGAGCAGTCCGGAGGTGCAGGCCTATGTCGACTACCTTCACGTCATTGACAATCAGCAGACTCTGTTTGAACTGTCCCACAGACTGGAACCCCGTGTGTAG